The nucleotide window TGCTCGGAAGACCTGAAGAGTGAGCTGCCGTGGGCGTCGACGTCACAGTTCCAGCACCTCATCTACGAGCTCGAGGGCTGGAAGTCGTCGCTTCCCCAGCGGCTGCAGTACGACCTCTTCACCCTCCACAGCCACAATGCCGTTGAGCAAGGCCAGGCCTACTGCTACATGCACTGCATACACTTTATGAGCTACATGTTCCTCCATCGCGCCTACCTTCCCGTCCTGGGTCCACAGCAAAACGACTCGGGCCCAGAGGAGACGCCAAACTCATACAATGAGCACAGAGACATGTGGAAGCGGTGGGAGAAGTCGTCCCGCAAGGCCCTGTTCAAGGACTCGGTCATGGTGCTGGAAATGCTCGAGGAGATGCGCACATTCGGCGTCTACTTCCTGCGAGGCTTGGTGCCGTGGATCGGCTTCACCATATATACCGCCGTCGGCGCCATGCTCTACTCGTTCAACTTTCCCAGTAACGAGGACGACCCTCGGTGCCAGGAAAAGGCGCGCAAAAGCGTCATCCAGGGCTGCAACTTCCTCAAAGAGATGAAGACGCAGTGGCCCATGGCCGAAACATGGTTCGACACTATCAGACGCATGCAGGCATACTACCGCTCCATCCTAGGTCAGGACGGGCCGGCCTCACCCGAAGAGCGGCAAGCTTTGCGCCATGCTATGATTGACTACGGCGCACTACAGCCGTCGCCAGTACAGAAGCCAGCGAACTCACACCAGACCAACGACACCATCATGGCCGGCAGGTCACCATCACAACACCCCAACGACGTAAGCAGTAGCCCATCCTACCACGCTCCTCTACTAACCTACCTGCAGCGCAAACCGATGATTGCCAATATCACAAATCCACAAATCACCAGTCCTATGCCCGTGTCAACGCCGACGCCGACGCCAAACGGCTACGCAAACGGTTTCCCGTGGAACACACCGCCGGCCGTTCCACCGTTGGAAGCCGATGAAACGTTCAATCTGGATCCGTTTGACTTGACGAATGAAGAGCTGGAAGCCATGATGGTGAATGCCACACAAGACTTCTGGGCGAGTTTCCCGGGTGAGGTGGGTGTTGGATACTAGGAGAGTCGAATATAGTTCAGGAGCCAGGGGCAGTATGTGTTGCGCGTCTTTTGCATTCATTCTAATGAGTCATACCCCGAACGTAATATTTAATCCTGTTGTGACAATTGTCCGTCACCGTCTTTCATGACTCTTAATCTTTGCTTACATTCGAATTCAGTTCACAAGCCGGGGTGACGGTAGTCATTACACGATCTATTCTGGGATGATGTGGTCCTTGGCGTCAACTCCCACTTTCCATCGATAAGTCGACGCCACATGCTCGTCTAGAGGCCCTTTCTGTCCCTTGGTTGCATAAAAGTTCTCTCGATACGTGCCGCTGGGCACTGCATAGTCTTCCCAAAACATCCCACGCTTCTTCAACTCTGGAAGCAGTAGCTCCACAACATCCTTGAAAGACTGGGGAAAGAGTGCATATGCCTGTACATGCATTAGCTCCACAGCTATGCACAAAAGGGGTTTAACCTACGATGTTAAAGCCATCCACATCGGCTTCGTCCACCCATGTCTGGAATCCATCTGCCACCTGTGACGGCGTACCGACGAAAAGGGGTCCAATGCCACCAATGCTGATGTGCTCTGCCACTGTGTGTTTGGTCCATTTGGATGTACCGGGCGAGAAGCGAGCAAATCCTTCCACCGTCGAGCGCACTGCATTACTCTCAACCTGTCGCAACTCCTCTTCATCGCCGTACTTGCCCAAGTCAATCCCGGTCCAACCGCAAAAGAGTGCTAGGGCACCCTCCAATGACGCATACTTGCGATAATCTGCAAGCTTCGCCTGTGCCTCCGCTTCTGTTCTCCCTAGGATAGGGGTAGCAAGGGCGAGGAACTTGATGCTACTGCCATTTCTGCCGAACTGCGATGAAGCAATTTCCCTGATTTCAGCAATATTCTTTGCGCACACCACCGGGGCGTGCGCAGAAACAAAGATTGCTTCTGCATTTTGCGCTGCAAAGGTTTTACCTGCTTTTGAGGCGCCCGCTTGCAGGATCAATGGTGTTCGCTGAGGACTGGGCTGGCAGATATGTGGTCCGGGTACTTGGAAGTACTTGCCTTGGTGGTCTATCTGTCGAACCCGGTCTGGCACGGTGTACACTCCTTTCTTTCGATCTAGGACAACGGCGTCATCTCTCCAGGAAGACTCAAAGAGCTTGTACATCACTTTGACGTATTCCTCAGCTTGGGCGTAGCGTTCATCGTGCTTCCCAAATTAGCGACGAATCTTCAAGAGCGAGCACACTCACTGGCAACTGCTGCTTCATGCCCATATTCCTCGCAGCCGAGTCTAGATAGCTCGTCACGATCTATGATGTTATTATATGTCTCCCTGACTGATGATTGGCTGCTTACATTCCAGCCTAGTCTATCAAGAATCAGTAAATGAACGCGGTGGTAAGCAAGGGAATATTGCCAACATACCGGCCCTTGGTCAAATGGTCGACAGTTGAGAGTCGTCGAGCCAAATGATATGGCTGCTCATAAGTAGTCGACACTGTCACACCGAATCCAATGCTCTTGGTCGCTGCAGCCATTGCACTGATGACCGCCAACGGCTCGTTGACTGGCCACTGAGCACCAGATGTTATTGCCGCATCAAGATTGCCATTGTACACATCGTAGCCACCGAGAACGTCAGCTATGAATATGCCATGGACCTTGGCTTCTTCCAGCAGTTTTGCAAGGTCTACCCAATGGTCGAGGTCGTTGAACTCGTGGGAATGGTCATCGGGATGCCTCCACATCCCCGGCGACTGGTGCCCACTGCCTGTATGCCACCTCAAATTAGTTTACCAACACTGCCTGGGCGATCATCGCGCGGAGAGTACACTAATGCTGCCAGGAGGCTTTACATATTCATGTGAACTTACACATTTCCACGAAGGCATTGATGATCAATTTCTTGCCAGGCTTCCCTCTTCCACTCCTCCGCCTTCCATTCTTCGCAGCTTCACTGCCATTCTCTCGCTTCCTCTTTGCCATGGTTGGAGATTGTGGGGGTTCGGACGTTTGCTGGTAAATGTCGCCGAGAC belongs to Pyrenophora tritici-repentis strain M4 chromosome 10, whole genome shotgun sequence and includes:
- a CDS encoding dibenzothiophene desulfurization enzyme A produces the protein MAKRKRENGSEAAKNGRRRSGRGKPGKKLIINAFVEMCSGHQSPGMWRHPDDHSHEFNDLDHWVDLAKLLEEAKVHGIFIADVLGGYDVYNGNLDAAITSGAQWPVNEPLAVISAMAAATKSIGFGVTVSTTYEQPYHLARRLSTVDHLTKGRLGWNIVTSYLDSAARNMGMKQQLPHDERYAQAEEYVKVMYKLFESSWRDDAVVLDRKKGVYTVPDRVRQIDHQGKYFQVPGPHICQPSPQRTPLILQAGASKAGKTFAAQNAEAIFVSAHAPVVCAKNIAEIREIASSQFGRNGSSIKFLALATPILGRTEAEAQAKLADYRKYASLEGALALFCGWTGIDLGKYGDEEELRQVESNAVRSTVEGFARFSPGTSKWTKHTVAEHISIGGIGPLFVGTPSQVADGFQTWVDEADVDGFNIAYALFPQSFKDVVELLLPELKKRGMFWEDYAVPSGTYRENFYATKGQKGPLDEHVASTYRWKVGVDAKDHIIPE